The bacterium nucleotide sequence CTTCTGCAAGCAGTACGGGGCGGACACGACCTGCTGCGAGATGCTGCTCGCCCACAAGCTCGTCAAGGCCAGCCGCCTCGAGATCGCGCTGATGCGCCGGCATCCCGAGGAGGGGCCCTTCGGCATCCAGATCGCCGGCAGCAAGCCGGAGCTCATGGCCGAGGCCGCCCGCATCGCCGCGGACGCCGGCGCCGACTACCTCGACCTGAATTTCGGCTGCCCGATCGACCTGATGGTCCGCAAGGGGATCGGCGCGGCGGCGCTGCAGCGGCCGGCGCGGCTGGCCGCCATGGTGGCCGCCGCGCGCGCGGCCGTCGACCTGCCGCTGCTGGTGAAGCTGCGGCTCGGCTGGTCGGAACAGAAGGTGAACGCCCCGGAACTCGCCCGCCTGGCCGAGGCCGAGGGCGCCGACGCCCTGGTGGTCCACGGCCGCACGCGCGAGCAGCGCTACCGGCGCGACGCGGACTGGGACGCCATCGCCGACGCCGCGCGCGCCGTCGCGATCCCGGTGCTGGGCAACGGCGACATCCTGACGGTCTGGGACCGCGACCGGCGCCTCGCGCAGGCGCCGGTCGCCGGCGTGGTCGTGGCGCGCGGCGCGCTGATCAAGCCGTGGGTCTTCCGGGAGCTGAAGGAGGGGCGGCCGTGGTACCCCACGGTCGCGGAGCGCTGGGCGGTGATGGCGCGCTACGTGGCGCTCGCCAAGGAGCACTTCGGCGACGACGAGAAGGGCCTGGCCCGCGTCGAACGCTTCACGCTCTGGCACCTGGGGTTCTGGCACCGCTACCGGCCCTTCACGCAGGCGGACGTCCTCGCGCAGGAGACGTCGCCGATCCAGCGACGCGTCGACTGGCCCGGCGACGATCCCGAGGAACTGCTGCTGGCGAGCGAGCAGGAGCAGGACCACCGGCGGATCTGGGCGCGCCTGCTTGACGGCGACCACCCCGGAGCGTAAGCTCCCCCCGCGGCCGCCCCGCGGCCGCCGACGACATCCATTCCGGTGATCACCCGGAAGCCGGTGCGAATCCGGCGCGGCCCCGCCACTGTGAGCGGCGACGAAACCCGTACGAAGCCACTGGTCCATGCGACCGGGAAGGCACGGGGAGTAGGACGACCCGCGAGCCAGGAGACCGATCCCCGGACCTCTGCCATCACCCTCGCGGGAGGAGTTCGTGGCATGCTGCGCGGCATCGGTGCGTCCCTGCTCATCGCCGGCCTCGGTTGCCTTCTCGTCCCACCGCTCGCGGCACAGCCGGACGCGGGCGGGTCCGACCTCGCGTCGGAGCAATACGACCTCGTCGAACTCGACTTCCTGACCTACGCCGACACCATCACGGTCCTCGGGCCGGCGGTCTCCGCGTCCCCGTTCCCCGTCGGCGACGCCACGGTCACCATCGTGGACCTCGACCGCCCCGGCGCGCCCGGCGACCTGGCCGAACTGGTGGCCGGCGTCGCCGGCCTGCAGGTGCGGCGCTACGGCGGGCTGGGCGCCGAGGCCGTGCCCTCCATCCGCGGCTCGACGTCGGCCCAGGTCCAGGTGCTGGTCGACGGGCTGCCCCTGGCCGACGCCCAGGACGGCGGCGTCGACCTCTCCCGCCTGCCGCTGGCGCGCTACGCGAGCGCCGAGATCTACCGCGGCTACGTGCCCGCCCGCTTCGGCGGCGGCGGCGGCGCGGGCGCCGTGAACCTCGTGACCCGCCGCGGCGCCGCCGGCGGCGGCCTGCGCTTCGGCGCCGGTTCCTTCGGCGAAGCCTCGGTGCGGGGGGAGCGGACCCTGAGCGCGGGGGCCGTGGAGCTGGGCCTGCTGCTGCACGCGCGCCGCACCGACAACGCCTTCGGCTACCGCGACCACAACCAGACCTTCGCCAACCCCGACGACGACCGCGACGCGGTGCGCCGCAACGCCGGCTGGCGCGAGCACGGCGGCAGTCTGTCCGGCAGCTGGCACGGACCGGCCCTGCTGGCCCGCTGGCGGCTCAACGCGCTGCGGCGCGAGGGCGGCCGTCCGGGACCGGTCGGCGGGTTCGAGAGTCCGCACGCAGCGCTGCGCCGCGACGGCAGCGACCTGCGGCTGTCCCTGTCCGACCCGCGGGAACGGCTGGGGCTGGACCTCTTCGTCGGGCGCGAGGACGAACGCCTCGAGGACCTCGAGCGCGAGGTGGGCTGGGATCCCGCCGGCGTGTCGACGTCCCGCAGCGAGCAGGCCTTCGCACGCCTCGGCTGGCGCGGCGGCCGGCAGGCGGGGGACGGCGCGGAACTGCGCTGGCGCCTGAGCGCCGAGGGCCGCCGGCAGTGGTACGACGAGACGGTCCCGGGCCTGGACGATCCCCTGCGCACGCGCACCACGCTGGGCGCGGCGGCCGTGCTGGAGGCCCTCTTCTACGCGCCCCGCCTCACGCTGCGGCCCCAGTGGCGCTGGAGCCGGTTGGAGGACGATTTCCCGGCGCTGCCGGCTCTGCCGTGGCTGCCGCCGCCGCCGCTGGCCGCGCCGCACGTCCACCGTGACGCCGCGCCCGTGCTCGGGCTGACCTGGGAGGCGCGGCCCGGCACGCTCTTCTTCGAGGGGCACGTCGGCACCTCACTGCGCGAGCCGGGCTGGGT carries:
- a CDS encoding TonB-dependent receptor — encoded protein: MLRGIGASLLIAGLGCLLVPPLAAQPDAGGSDLASEQYDLVELDFLTYADTITVLGPAVSASPFPVGDATVTIVDLDRPGAPGDLAELVAGVAGLQVRRYGGLGAEAVPSIRGSTSAQVQVLVDGLPLADAQDGGVDLSRLPLARYASAEIYRGYVPARFGGGGGAGAVNLVTRRGAAGGGLRFGAGSFGEASVRGERTLSAGAVELGLLLHARRTDNAFGYRDHNQTFANPDDDRDAVRRNAGWREHGGSLSGSWHGPALLARWRLNALRREGGRPGPVGGFESPHAALRRDGSDLRLSLSDPRERLGLDLFVGREDERLEDLEREVGWDPAGVSTSRSEQAFARLGWRGGRQAGDGAELRWRLSAEGRRQWYDETVPGLDDPLRTRTTLGAAAVLEALFYAPRLTLRPQWRWSRLEDDFPALPALPWLPPPPLAAPHVHRDAAPVLGLTWEARPGTLFFEGHVGTSLREPGWVELFGQRGGVQGNRELVPEEISSRDLCAQLRPNPDLHLRLAWFRTEVERAILWRTTSQYTSQAFNAGATSASGVELEVALGRPQGPRLQGNLTAQDTRDRGDDPVYRGKDLPYLPEFEAALEAALPMGPWRLGVGWQHQAAAYRDRYNSAADRIPVRTLWNASVARAWRRGGRALTASLEIVNLTDADVYDVAGFPLPGRSFRAGLNLD
- a CDS encoding tRNA-dihydrouridine synthase family protein → MTDRAAARDLFRGVTALAPMAMGGNLPYRRFCKQYGADTTCCEMLLAHKLVKASRLEIALMRRHPEEGPFGIQIAGSKPELMAEAARIAADAGADYLDLNFGCPIDLMVRKGIGAAALQRPARLAAMVAAARAAVDLPLLVKLRLGWSEQKVNAPELARLAEAEGADALVVHGRTREQRYRRDADWDAIADAARAVAIPVLGNGDILTVWDRDRRLAQAPVAGVVVARGALIKPWVFRELKEGRPWYPTVAERWAVMARYVALAKEHFGDDEKGLARVERFTLWHLGFWHRYRPFTQADVLAQETSPIQRRVDWPGDDPEELLLASEQEQDHRRIWARLLDGDHPGA